A single genomic interval of Ramlibacter sp. harbors:
- a CDS encoding CoA transferase encodes MTRPLDGITVVSLEHAIAAPFCTRQLADLGARVIKVERPGVGDFARDYDQRTKGLASHFVWVNRSKESLTLDLKQPDALAALKELIAGADVLVQNLAPGAAARMGLSYEALSADNPGLIVCDISGYGADGPYRDKKAYDLLIQSEAGFLSVTGTPDEPCKSGNSIADIAAGMYGYTSVLAALLQRGKTGKGSHIDVSMLESLGEWMGFPMYYAYEGAPPPPRSAASHATIYPYGPFAAGDGGTVMLGLQNEREWKIFCDKVLLQPSLATDPRFDANAKRNTHRAELKAIILQAFGAMTAAEVVQRLDDAGIANARMNSMAEMWAHPQLQARGRLQAVGSPAGELTALLPPGVNSSFDYRMDPVPAIGEHTEAILRELGRSEADIAALREAKAI; translated from the coding sequence ATGACCCGCCCCCTGGACGGAATCACCGTCGTCTCGCTGGAACACGCCATCGCCGCGCCGTTCTGTACCCGACAGCTGGCCGACCTCGGCGCACGCGTCATCAAGGTCGAACGGCCTGGCGTGGGTGACTTTGCGCGCGACTACGACCAGCGCACCAAGGGCCTGGCCTCGCATTTTGTCTGGGTCAACCGCTCCAAGGAAAGCCTCACGCTGGACCTCAAGCAGCCAGACGCCCTGGCGGCGCTCAAGGAACTGATTGCGGGTGCCGATGTGCTGGTGCAAAACCTGGCGCCTGGTGCCGCGGCGCGCATGGGCCTGAGCTATGAGGCCTTGAGCGCAGACAACCCCGGCCTGATCGTCTGCGACATCTCGGGTTATGGCGCCGATGGCCCGTACCGCGACAAGAAGGCCTACGACCTCCTGATCCAGAGCGAGGCGGGTTTCCTGTCGGTGACCGGAACGCCCGACGAACCCTGCAAGTCCGGCAACTCGATTGCCGACATCGCCGCCGGCATGTACGGCTACACCAGCGTGCTGGCCGCGCTGCTGCAGCGGGGCAAGACCGGCAAGGGTTCGCACATCGACGTGTCCATGCTCGAATCGCTGGGGGAGTGGATGGGCTTCCCCATGTACTACGCCTACGAGGGCGCGCCGCCGCCGCCGCGCAGCGCCGCATCGCACGCCACCATCTACCCCTATGGCCCGTTTGCGGCGGGCGATGGCGGCACGGTCATGCTGGGTTTGCAGAATGAGCGCGAATGGAAGATCTTCTGCGACAAGGTGCTCCTGCAGCCCTCGCTGGCCACAGACCCGCGCTTTGACGCCAATGCCAAACGCAACACCCACCGCGCCGAGCTCAAGGCCATCATCCTGCAGGCTTTCGGCGCGATGACGGCGGCGGAGGTGGTGCAGCGGCTGGACGACGCGGGCATTGCCAACGCCCGCATGAACAGCATGGCCGAGATGTGGGCCCACCCGCAGCTGCAGGCGCGCGGGCGGCTGCAAGCCGTGGGTTCGCCGGCCGGCGAGTTGACGGCGCTGCTGCCGCCAGGCGTCAACAGCAGCTTTGACTACCGCATGGACCCGGTGCCTGCCATTGGCGAGCACACCGAGGCCATCCTGCGCGAACTGGGCCGCAGTGAGGCCGACATTGCGGCCCTGCGCGAAGCCAAGGCCATCTGA
- a CDS encoding acyl-CoA/acyl-ACP dehydrogenase has product MIKTQFDGDHADIRDAVRALCAEFPDEYHRKVDEHRAYPEAFVDALTKAGWMAALIPQDYGGSGLGLTEASVIMEEINRSGGNSGACHGQMYNMGTLLRHGSEAQKALYLPKIASGEWRLQSMGVTEPTTGTDTTKIKTTAVKKGDRYVINGQKVWISRVQHSDWMILLARTTPLAEVKKKSEGMSIFMVDLRQAEKTGMTVRPIANMVNHETNELFFENLEIPAENLIGQEGQGFKYILDGLNAERTLIAAECIGDGYWFLDRVTQYVSERVVFGRPIGQNQGVQFPIADAYIEVEAANLMRYKACELFDAHQPCGAQANMAKYLAAKASWEAANACIQYHGGFGFACEYDVERKFRETRLYQVAPISTNLIYSYVAEHILGMPRSF; this is encoded by the coding sequence ATGATCAAGACCCAGTTCGATGGCGACCACGCCGACATCCGTGACGCCGTGCGCGCCCTGTGCGCCGAGTTCCCTGATGAATACCACCGCAAGGTGGACGAGCACCGCGCCTACCCCGAGGCCTTTGTCGATGCCCTGACCAAGGCCGGCTGGATGGCGGCGCTGATCCCGCAGGACTACGGCGGCTCGGGCCTGGGTCTGACCGAGGCTTCGGTCATCATGGAAGAGATCAACCGCAGCGGCGGCAACTCCGGCGCCTGCCACGGCCAGATGTACAACATGGGCACGCTGCTGCGCCACGGCTCCGAGGCGCAGAAGGCGCTGTATCTGCCCAAGATCGCCTCTGGCGAATGGCGCCTGCAGTCCATGGGCGTGACCGAGCCGACCACCGGCACTGACACCACCAAGATCAAGACCACGGCCGTGAAAAAGGGTGACCGCTACGTCATCAACGGCCAGAAGGTCTGGATCAGCCGGGTGCAGCACTCCGACTGGATGATCCTGCTGGCCCGCACCACGCCGCTGGCCGAGGTGAAGAAAAAGTCAGAAGGCATGTCCATCTTCATGGTGGATCTGCGCCAGGCCGAGAAGACCGGCATGACCGTGCGGCCCATCGCCAACATGGTGAACCACGAGACCAACGAGCTGTTCTTCGAAAACCTCGAGATTCCGGCCGAGAACCTGATCGGGCAGGAAGGGCAGGGCTTCAAGTACATCCTGGACGGCCTGAACGCCGAGCGCACCCTGATCGCCGCCGAATGCATTGGCGACGGCTACTGGTTCCTGGACCGCGTGACCCAGTACGTGAGCGAGCGCGTGGTGTTCGGCCGCCCCATCGGGCAGAACCAGGGCGTGCAGTTCCCGATTGCGGACGCCTACATTGAAGTGGAAGCCGCCAACCTCATGCGCTACAAGGCCTGTGAGTTGTTTGACGCCCACCAGCCCTGCGGTGCCCAGGCCAACATGGCCAAGTACCTGGCGGCCAAAGCCAGCTGGGAGGCGGCCAATGCCTGCATCCAGTACCACGGCGGCTTTGGCTTTGCCTGCGAATACGACGTGGAGCGCAAGTTCCGCGAAACGCGGCTGTACCAGGTGGCGCCGATCTCGACCAACCTGATCTATTCGTATGTTGCCGAGCATATTCTTGGCATGCCGCGGTCGTTTTGA
- a CDS encoding MaoC family dehydratase N-terminal domain-containing protein has product MTDENAVRTVDAALLAHLQGWQGRSETLHDELTAAPVRALSATLDRDDPAPVPGAELAPLWHWLYFLPHARQSELGPDGHAKRGGFLPPVPLPRRMWAGGRLQWHQPLRVGEAVRRVSTIRSVTHKAGRTGDLVFVLVQHEVHNAAGLALTEEHDIVYRAAAQPGDPAPPPTPARGDAAWTRDITPDDVLLFRYSALTFNGHRIHYDRQYVTQVEGYPGLIVHGPLIATLLVDLVRRQMPGAVLTTFNFKAVRPTFDLHPFRVSGKPSADGKTVELWAQDHEGWLTMQATATLA; this is encoded by the coding sequence ATGACCGATGAAAATGCCGTGCGCACCGTGGACGCCGCCTTGCTGGCCCACCTTCAAGGCTGGCAAGGCCGCAGCGAAACCCTGCACGACGAGCTGACCGCCGCCCCCGTGCGGGCCCTGTCGGCCACGCTGGACCGCGATGACCCCGCGCCCGTGCCCGGCGCGGAGCTTGCGCCCCTGTGGCACTGGCTGTACTTTTTGCCCCATGCGCGGCAAAGCGAGCTGGGCCCCGATGGCCACGCCAAACGCGGGGGCTTCCTGCCTCCGGTGCCGCTGCCGCGCCGCATGTGGGCCGGTGGCCGCCTGCAATGGCACCAGCCGCTGCGGGTGGGGGAGGCGGTGCGGCGCGTGTCCACCATCCGGTCCGTCACGCACAAGGCTGGCCGCACCGGCGACCTGGTGTTTGTGCTGGTGCAGCACGAGGTTCACAACGCAGCCGGCCTGGCGCTGACCGAAGAACACGACATCGTCTACCGCGCCGCCGCCCAGCCAGGCGACCCGGCGCCGCCGCCCACACCGGCCCGCGGCGACGCAGCCTGGACGCGCGACATCACGCCTGACGATGTGCTGCTGTTCCGCTATTCGGCGCTCACGTTCAATGGCCACCGCATCCACTACGACCGCCAGTACGTGACCCAGGTCGAGGGCTACCCGGGCCTGATCGTGCATGGCCCGCTGATTGCCACGCTGCTGGTGGACCTGGTGCGCCGGCAAATGCCCGGCGCGGTGCTCACGACGTTCAATTTCAAAGCGGTGCGCCCCACTTTTGACCTGCATCCGTTCCGCGTGAGCGGCAAGCCGTCGGCCGATGGCAAGACGGTGGAGCTGTGGGCACAGGACCATGAAGGCTGGCTCACCATGCAGGCCACGGCCACGCTGGCCTGA
- a CDS encoding LysR family transcriptional regulator: MEFDLTDLRLFVLTADESNLTRAAAGRHLSLAAASARIKALEQQAGLALLYREARGVRLTPAGEAFLHHARGVLRQAEQLRVDLQDYSGGLRGHVRLFANTTAVTDFLPEILPAFLKANPKVNVDLQEKPNADIARGVLDGRADLGIVAGQVDTLGLRAIHFSTDRLVLVVPRSHRFARRKRMAFAETLDEDAIGMNEGSTLQAFLAQVTDKLGKPLKLRIQLSSFDAMCRMIGAGVGVGVVPESAALRNLAPLNLAAIELTDAWSVRERYILVREREALPAYSQSLIETLCAHYRPQDVAQPRTFAAAASRAGQVAPAPPAHGPVRPHKPAEAG, encoded by the coding sequence ATGGAATTTGACCTCACCGACCTGCGCCTCTTTGTGCTGACGGCTGACGAAAGCAACCTGACCCGCGCCGCCGCGGGCCGCCACCTGTCGCTGGCCGCGGCCAGCGCCCGCATCAAGGCGCTGGAGCAACAGGCCGGCCTGGCCCTGCTCTACCGCGAGGCGCGCGGTGTGCGGCTCACACCGGCGGGCGAGGCCTTTCTGCACCATGCCCGCGGCGTGCTGCGCCAGGCCGAGCAGCTGCGGGTGGACCTGCAGGACTACAGCGGCGGTCTGCGCGGCCACGTGAGGCTGTTTGCCAACACCACGGCGGTGACCGACTTCCTGCCCGAGATCCTCCCGGCGTTCCTCAAGGCCAACCCCAAGGTCAATGTAGACCTTCAGGAAAAACCGAACGCTGACATTGCCCGGGGCGTGCTCGACGGCCGGGCCGACCTGGGCATCGTGGCGGGCCAGGTGGACACGCTGGGGCTGCGCGCCATCCACTTCAGCACCGACCGCCTGGTGCTGGTGGTGCCGCGCAGCCACCGCTTCGCCCGGCGCAAGCGCATGGCCTTTGCCGAGACGCTGGACGAAGATGCCATCGGCATGAACGAGGGCAGCACCCTGCAGGCCTTTCTGGCGCAGGTGACCGACAAGCTGGGCAAGCCGCTGAAGCTGCGCATCCAGCTCAGCAGCTTTGATGCCATGTGCCGCATGATTGGCGCCGGCGTGGGCGTGGGCGTGGTGCCTGAAAGCGCGGCACTGCGCAACCTGGCGCCGCTGAATCTGGCCGCCATTGAGCTTACCGACGCCTGGAGCGTGCGCGAGCGCTACATCTTGGTGCGCGAGCGCGAGGCCCTGCCAGCCTACAGCCAGTCACTGATCGAGACGCTGTGCGCGCACTATCGGCCGCAAGACGTCGCGCAGCCTAGGACTTTCGCGGCTGCAGCTTCCCGCGCCGGGCAGGTTGCGCCTGCGCCGCCAGCGCATGGGCCAGTGCGGCCACACAAGCCTGCAGAAGCGGGCTGA
- a CDS encoding LysR family transcriptional regulator: MSSPLLSTATRYFLEVARTGSITEAAGRVHVAPSAVSRQVAKLEDNLGCALFERQPRGMVLTDAGERLAAWVRSTMQETDRVAEDLLGLASQQAGRIHMACTEGLTAGFMPDFMAAFRAEHPGSGMHLKVGAPDEIGRWLLRGEADIGVKFAVAPEKGLRIEHNRRAPIMALVSPSHPLARLRRVTVAELVRHPLALPDSGTTVRQVLDLCCSLQGLHYDVIYSGNFPALLALAIKGEAPTLSSYLSAAHAVRAGSLLALPIVQPQFEQRRVQVLSLQGRVLSPLLQACVAALAHALAAQAQPARRGKLQPRKS; this comes from the coding sequence ATGTCCTCTCCCCTGTTGTCCACGGCCACCCGCTACTTTCTCGAGGTGGCGCGAACGGGTTCCATCACTGAGGCGGCGGGACGTGTCCATGTGGCGCCATCGGCCGTGAGTCGTCAGGTGGCCAAACTCGAGGACAACCTGGGCTGTGCGCTGTTCGAACGCCAGCCGCGCGGCATGGTCCTGACCGATGCCGGCGAGCGCCTGGCAGCCTGGGTGCGCAGCACCATGCAGGAGACAGACCGGGTGGCCGAAGACCTCCTGGGTCTGGCGAGCCAACAGGCCGGCCGTATCCACATGGCCTGTACCGAAGGGTTGACTGCGGGCTTCATGCCCGACTTCATGGCAGCGTTTCGCGCGGAGCACCCCGGCTCTGGCATGCACCTCAAGGTGGGCGCGCCCGATGAAATCGGCCGCTGGCTTCTGCGCGGCGAGGCTGACATCGGGGTCAAGTTTGCCGTCGCACCGGAGAAAGGCTTGCGCATCGAGCACAACCGCAGGGCCCCGATCATGGCGCTGGTGTCGCCTTCGCACCCGCTGGCACGGTTGCGGCGCGTGACGGTGGCCGAACTGGTGCGCCACCCCCTGGCGTTGCCAGATTCAGGCACGACGGTGCGCCAGGTTCTTGACCTGTGCTGCAGCCTGCAGGGGCTGCACTATGACGTGATTTACTCTGGAAATTTTCCGGCCCTGCTGGCCCTGGCCATCAAAGGGGAGGCGCCCACCCTGTCCAGCTACCTGAGCGCTGCCCATGCGGTGCGGGCCGGTTCGTTGCTGGCATTGCCCATCGTGCAGCCGCAGTTCGAGCAGCGTCGTGTTCAGGTGCTGTCACTGCAGGGGAGGGTGCTCAGCCCGCTTCTGCAGGCTTGTGTGGCCGCACTGGCCCATGCGCTGGCGGCGCAGGCGCAACCTGCCCGGCGCGGGAAGCTGCAGCCGCGAAAGTCCTAG
- a CDS encoding M20 family metallopeptidase, whose protein sequence is MNSPSASARQQLSASLADYFDGHGFESDLARRVAWQTESDTGSPTPELEAYLTRELTPALERMGFDCLVATNPDSRGGSLLIARRIEDPALPTVLTYGHGDVVNGQADRWREGLNPWRLETEGPRWYGRGTADNKGQHTINLAALEHTLAARGGALGYNVTVLIEMGEEAGSPGLRPFCERHRNTLGADLLIACDGPRVAADRPTLFLGARGALNFSLRVQCREQGYHSGNWGGVLANPAIVLAHAMASLVDEKGRIKVAAWRPDALPLKVRELLRGVPAGGGPDDPAIDPSWGEPGLTPIEKLVGWNTLEVLAMEAGSPRRPVNAIPPSAVAHCQLRFVVDTPWENARDVLRSHLDAAGFPMVEIEVTARSSATRLDLSSPWIDWACRSMEKSAGKPVCVLPNLAGSLPNDVFAGLLGLPTLWVPHSYPACAQHAPNEHLLAPVAREGLQIMGGLYWDLGEPGGPPWRHSPITP, encoded by the coding sequence ATGAACTCTCCAAGCGCCTCTGCCCGGCAACAACTGTCCGCCTCCCTTGCGGACTACTTCGACGGCCATGGTTTTGAATCGGACCTGGCCCGGCGAGTGGCATGGCAAACCGAAAGCGACACGGGTTCACCCACCCCGGAGCTAGAGGCTTACCTCACGCGCGAGCTCACGCCCGCACTGGAACGAATGGGCTTCGACTGCCTGGTGGCCACCAACCCGGACAGCCGTGGCGGCTCCTTGCTGATCGCCAGGCGGATTGAAGACCCTGCGCTGCCCACGGTGCTGACCTACGGACACGGAGACGTGGTCAACGGTCAGGCGGACCGCTGGCGCGAAGGCCTGAATCCGTGGCGCCTGGAGACGGAGGGACCTCGCTGGTATGGCCGCGGAACCGCGGACAACAAGGGCCAGCACACCATCAATCTCGCCGCACTGGAGCACACCCTGGCCGCGCGTGGCGGCGCGCTTGGCTACAACGTGACTGTGCTGATTGAAATGGGTGAAGAGGCCGGCTCGCCTGGCCTGCGTCCATTCTGCGAACGGCATCGCAACACCCTGGGCGCGGACCTGCTGATCGCTTGCGACGGCCCCCGCGTCGCCGCAGACCGGCCCACCTTGTTCCTGGGGGCCCGCGGGGCACTCAATTTCAGCCTGCGGGTTCAATGCCGCGAGCAGGGCTATCACTCCGGCAACTGGGGGGGCGTGCTCGCCAATCCGGCCATCGTACTGGCCCACGCCATGGCCAGCCTTGTCGATGAAAAGGGGCGCATCAAGGTCGCAGCCTGGCGACCCGATGCCCTGCCCCTCAAGGTGCGTGAACTTCTGCGGGGCGTCCCCGCAGGCGGCGGCCCGGACGACCCCGCCATTGATCCCTCCTGGGGCGAGCCCGGACTGACGCCCATCGAAAAGCTGGTGGGCTGGAACACGCTGGAAGTGCTGGCCATGGAGGCGGGCTCACCGCGGCGCCCTGTCAATGCCATTCCACCTTCGGCCGTGGCCCATTGCCAGTTGCGTTTTGTGGTGGACACGCCTTGGGAAAATGCCAGGGACGTCCTGCGCAGCCACCTGGACGCCGCGGGTTTTCCGATGGTGGAGATCGAGGTCACGGCACGCTCGTCCGCCACCCGCCTGGACCTGTCCAGCCCATGGATCGACTGGGCCTGCCGTTCCATGGAGAAAAGTGCCGGCAAACCGGTCTGCGTTCTGCCGAATCTCGCGGGCTCGCTGCCCAACGACGTCTTCGCCGGGCTACTGGGCCTGCCCACCTTGTGGGTTCCCCACTCCTACCCCGCATGCGCCCAGCACGCGCCCAATGAGCACCTGCTGGCCCCCGTGGCCCGCGAGGGCTTGCAAATCATGGGCGGCCTGTACTGGGATCTGGGCGAACCCGGCGGCCCGCCCTGGCGCCACAGCCCGATCACCCCCTGA
- a CDS encoding tripartite tricarboxylate transporter substrate binding protein, translating into MPFTSRRLALGALASAVGSLSFPALSLAQTWPARPVKLVVPFPPAGGTDLAARIVAERLAVRLGQPVVVENKPGASTAIGVVSVSAADADGYTLLFSGSSSYTVNPAVRRRLSYDPFKQLTPVAMVARAPLVLVTSGSGPYKTLKDVLSKAAANPGVVTYGTFGAGSAPHLAGELLGNAAGVKLAPIPYKGSSEASIGTIRGDISMGIDTMASARPHIQSGKLRALAVISDKRSPLMPAVPSLGELQLGSAVLDAWYAVAAPAGLPLPIRDALLKALTAVMAEPEVRKKLALQSMEAVLLGPLALREVMDSEITRYRAAVARSGIQLD; encoded by the coding sequence ATGCCTTTCACTTCGCGCCGCCTCGCGCTGGGCGCCCTTGCCAGCGCCGTTGGCTCCCTGAGTTTCCCCGCGTTGTCGCTGGCACAGACCTGGCCGGCCAGACCCGTCAAACTGGTGGTGCCGTTTCCGCCTGCCGGTGGCACCGATCTGGCAGCACGCATCGTGGCCGAACGGCTGGCCGTGCGACTCGGGCAGCCCGTGGTGGTGGAGAACAAGCCGGGCGCCTCGACCGCGATTGGCGTGGTGTCGGTGAGCGCCGCCGATGCCGACGGCTACACCCTGCTGTTCTCGGGCTCCAGCAGCTACACCGTCAACCCGGCAGTTCGCCGGAGACTGAGTTATGACCCTTTCAAACAGCTCACGCCCGTGGCCATGGTGGCGCGAGCGCCGCTGGTGCTGGTGACCTCGGGGAGTGGTCCTTACAAGACCCTGAAAGACGTGCTTTCCAAGGCTGCCGCCAATCCTGGCGTAGTGACCTATGGCACCTTTGGTGCAGGTTCGGCGCCTCACCTGGCAGGTGAACTGCTGGGAAATGCAGCGGGCGTGAAACTCGCACCCATCCCCTACAAGGGCAGTTCGGAGGCCTCGATTGGCACCATTCGCGGCGACATCAGCATGGGTATAGACACCATGGCATCGGCCCGTCCGCACATCCAGTCGGGCAAGCTGCGCGCGCTCGCTGTCATCAGCGACAAGCGCTCGCCGCTCATGCCCGCCGTGCCCTCGCTGGGTGAACTGCAACTGGGTTCGGCTGTGCTCGATGCCTGGTACGCGGTCGCCGCCCCAGCCGGGCTGCCACTGCCCATCCGGGACGCCCTGCTCAAGGCGTTGACCGCTGTCATGGCAGAGCCCGAGGTGCGCAAGAAGCTCGCATTGCAGTCCATGGAAGCCGTCTTGCTCGGGCCGCTGGCGCTGCGGGAAGTCATGGATTCAGAGATCACCCGATACCGTGCCGCGGTGGCGCGTTCCGGTATTCAACTCGACTGA
- the cobT gene encoding nicotinate-nucleotide--dimethylbenzimidazole phosphoribosyltransferase: protein MHLPDLPDLAQPELAQRLRHKLDQKTKPLGSLGRLEALALQLGLILGTETPQLAQPQMVVFAGDHGLAARGVSAYPSDVTWQMVENFLAGGAAVSVLARQHGLSLTVVDCGVRHEFAPRPGLQVRKIAPGTADSLEGPAMTAAQCDQALRHGMELAKGLPGNAVLLGEMGIGNTSAASLLLARLGGHDVAECTGAGTGLDGPAVQRKIGVLRQVLARHAGATTPLEALSAFGGFEIATMVGTVLQAAAERRVIVVDGFIASSAVLVACALQPRVLQRCVFSHRSGEAGHGLMLRHLGPSAGEPAVALLDLGLRLGEGSGAALAWPLLQSACAILREMASFESAGVSGKS from the coding sequence ATGCATCTTCCTGATCTGCCAGACCTCGCCCAACCCGAACTGGCCCAACGCCTGCGGCACAAGCTCGACCAGAAGACCAAGCCGCTTGGCTCGCTCGGGCGACTCGAAGCATTGGCCCTGCAGCTGGGCCTGATCCTGGGCACTGAAACGCCGCAACTGGCGCAGCCGCAGATGGTGGTGTTTGCGGGCGACCATGGTCTGGCGGCCCGTGGTGTGTCGGCTTATCCCAGCGACGTGACCTGGCAGATGGTCGAGAACTTTCTGGCGGGCGGGGCGGCCGTCAGCGTGCTGGCGCGCCAGCATGGCCTGAGCCTCACCGTGGTGGACTGCGGCGTGCGCCACGAGTTTGCGCCACGGCCCGGGCTGCAGGTGCGCAAGATCGCACCCGGGACGGCGGATTCTCTGGAAGGCCCGGCCATGACCGCCGCCCAGTGCGATCAGGCCCTGCGCCATGGCATGGAACTGGCCAAGGGCTTGCCCGGCAACGCGGTGCTGCTGGGTGAGATGGGCATAGGCAACACCTCGGCTGCGTCCCTGCTGCTGGCGCGGCTGGGGGGCCACGACGTGGCCGAATGCACGGGCGCCGGCACCGGGCTGGATGGGCCTGCCGTGCAGCGCAAGATCGGGGTGCTGCGCCAGGTGCTGGCACGCCATGCGGGCGCAACAACGCCGCTTGAAGCACTGTCGGCATTCGGCGGGTTCGAGATCGCCACCATGGTGGGCACCGTGTTGCAGGCAGCCGCCGAGCGCCGGGTGATTGTGGTGGACGGGTTCATCGCCTCGTCCGCCGTTTTGGTGGCCTGTGCCTTGCAGCCGCGGGTGTTGCAGCGCTGCGTGTTTTCACACCGCTCGGGTGAAGCGGGTCACGGCCTGATGCTGCGGCATCTGGGGCCGTCCGCGGGCGAACCAGCCGTGGCGCTGCTCGATCTGGGCCTGCGGTTGGGCGAGGGCTCGGGCGCCGCGCTGGCCTGGCCGTTGCTGCAGTCGGCCTGTGCCATCCTGCGCGAGATGGCGAGCTTCGAGTCAGCGGGGGTGTCGGGCAAGAGCTGA
- a CDS encoding cobyric acid synthase — protein MTARCVMVLGTTSGAGKSWLTTALCRHYARMGLKVAPFKAQNMSNNARVVQGGEIGSAQYFQSLAARAEPEVRMNPLLLKPEADTRSQVVLMGQVNAELSRMAWRGRSASVWPVIAQALDALRAENDVVVIEGAGSPAEINLHDSDIVNMRVALHAQARCLLVTDIDRGGAFAHLYGTWALLPEAERALIHGFVLNKFRGDAALLAPAPQLLQDKTGTPTVATLPMWWQHGLPEEDGVFDDKTRAAGAVTRTVAVIAWPRISNLDEFQPLKNVPGVRLVWARTPADCAGADWVILPGSKHTSSDLAWLRAQGLDRAVTEHAARGGAVLGVCGGLQMLGEALIDTHGIDGNAPGLGLLPLVTVFDADKTVRRTQARFDALRGSWAGLSGVAVSGYEIHHGQTAQHPAMAAAGDVAQPVMPHGLAWQNAAGNVLGCYLHGLFEDPAVLQALFGATAPTLDSVFDGLADFIEAHFTPGVLRSLIH, from the coding sequence ATGACCGCCCGTTGCGTGATGGTGCTGGGCACCACCAGCGGCGCCGGCAAGAGCTGGCTCACCACGGCGCTGTGCCGCCACTACGCGCGCATGGGCCTGAAGGTGGCGCCGTTCAAGGCGCAGAACATGAGCAACAACGCAAGGGTGGTGCAAGGCGGCGAGATCGGAAGTGCGCAGTACTTTCAATCGCTCGCGGCCAGGGCCGAGCCCGAGGTGCGCATGAACCCGCTGCTGCTCAAGCCCGAGGCCGACACGCGCAGCCAGGTGGTGCTCATGGGCCAGGTCAACGCCGAACTGTCGCGCATGGCCTGGCGTGGGCGCAGCGCCAGCGTGTGGCCGGTGATCGCGCAGGCGCTGGACGCGCTGCGCGCTGAAAACGACGTGGTGGTGATCGAAGGCGCGGGCTCGCCTGCCGAGATCAACCTGCATGACAGCGACATCGTCAACATGCGCGTGGCCCTGCACGCGCAGGCGCGCTGCCTGCTGGTGACCGACATCGACCGCGGCGGCGCCTTTGCCCACCTTTATGGCACCTGGGCGCTGCTGCCCGAGGCCGAACGCGCGCTGATCCACGGCTTTGTGCTCAACAAGTTTCGCGGCGATGCGGCGTTGCTGGCGCCTGCGCCCCAGCTGCTGCAGGACAAGACCGGCACCCCCACCGTGGCCACGTTGCCCATGTGGTGGCAGCACGGCCTGCCCGAGGAGGACGGTGTGTTTGACGACAAGACCCGCGCGGCCGGCGCCGTCACGCGTACCGTGGCCGTCATCGCCTGGCCGCGCATCAGCAATCTCGATGAATTCCAGCCGCTCAAGAACGTGCCCGGCGTGCGCCTGGTCTGGGCGCGTACACCGGCCGACTGCGCGGGTGCCGACTGGGTCATCCTGCCCGGCAGCAAGCACACCAGCAGCGACCTGGCCTGGTTGCGCGCGCAGGGGCTGGACCGCGCGGTCACCGAACACGCCGCGCGGGGTGGGGCGGTGCTGGGCGTGTGCGGCGGCCTGCAGATGCTGGGCGAGGCATTGATCGACACCCATGGCATCGACGGCAATGCGCCCGGTTTGGGTCTGCTGCCCCTGGTCACGGTGTTTGACGCCGACAAGACGGTACGCCGCACGCAGGCCCGGTTTGACGCGCTGCGGGGCTCGTGGGCCGGCTTGTCGGGCGTCGCCGTATCGGGCTACGAAATCCACCACGGCCAGACCGCGCAGCACCCGGCCATGGCGGCCGCGGGTGACGTGGCGCAACCCGTTATGCCCCATGGCCTGGCCTGGCAGAACGCCGCCGGCAATGTGCTGGGCTGCTATTTGCACGGCCTGTTTGAAGACCCCGCCGTGCTGCAGGCCCTGTTTGGCGCAACCGCGCCCACCCTGGACAGCGTGTTTGACGGCCTGGCCGATTTCATCGAGGCGCATTTCACCCCTGGCGTGCTTCGCTCCCTCATCCATTGA